A genomic stretch from Mauremys mutica isolate MM-2020 ecotype Southern chromosome 18, ASM2049712v1, whole genome shotgun sequence includes:
- the LOC123352486 gene encoding uncharacterized protein LOC123352486 yields MPSPGTNILDFVSSLQNTLRHSLALAKENLKDAQEEQKAWYDKHTRERSFKVGDQVMVLKAQQAHKMEASWGGPFTVQEHLGAVNYLIAFPISTLKPKVRHVNSLKPFYSRELQVCQFTAQGGDDAKWPEGVYYKEKSDRGVEEVNLSTTLERLQRQQIKELCTSFAPMFSATPGRTEWAYHSIDTGCEMHPPPSKDLWMVF; encoded by the exons atgccttctccaggaactaacattctggactttgtaagcagcctacaaaacaccctccgacactctttagcccttgctaaagaaaacctgAAGGATGCTCAAGAAGAGCagaaggcctggtatgataaacataccagagagcgttccttcaaagtaggggaccaggttatggtcttgaaggcgcaacaggcccataaaaTGGAAGCATCATGGGGAGGGCCATTCACAGTCCAAGAGCACCTAggagctgttaactatctcatagcattcCCCATCTCAACCCTAAAGCCGAAAGTAcgccatgttaattctctaaagcccttttattccagagaattacaggtttgtcagtttacagcccagggaggagatgacgctaagtggcctgaaggtgtctactacaaaGAAAAAAGTGACAGGGGCGTGGAAGAGGTaaacctctccacaaccctggaacgtctgcaacggcaacagatcaaggagctgtgcactagcttcgccccaatgttctcagccaccccaggacggacCGAATGGGCATACCACTcaattgacacag GCTGTGAAATGCACCCAccaccttccaaagacttgtGGATGGTCTTCTAG